The Streptomyces sp. NBC_00224 genome has a window encoding:
- a CDS encoding LysR substrate-binding domain-containing protein: MYEPHQLRTFLAVAQTLSFTQAARRLGLRQSTVSQHVRRLEEATGRPLFSRDTHSVRLTEDGEAMLGFARTILAAHERAAAYFTGTRLRGRLRFGASEDFVLTRLPEVLESFRRDHPEVDLELTVELSGTLHRRLEAGRLDLVLAKRRPGDTHGERVWQDTLCWIGAPGLRLDPDRPVPLILFPPPGITRARALDVLEEHGRPWRIACTSGSLSGLVAAARAGLGVMAHTRGLIPPGLVPLPPRSGLPELGPVDFVLLHGGRRPSAQEAADALAAAILASGLRACL, translated from the coding sequence GTGTACGAGCCGCACCAGCTCCGGACCTTCCTCGCCGTCGCCCAGACGCTCAGCTTCACGCAGGCCGCGCGGCGCCTCGGCCTGCGGCAGTCGACCGTCAGCCAGCACGTGCGGCGGCTGGAGGAGGCGACCGGGCGGCCGCTGTTCAGCCGCGACACGCACAGCGTCCGGCTCACCGAGGACGGCGAGGCGATGCTCGGCTTCGCCCGGACGATCCTGGCCGCGCACGAGCGGGCGGCCGCCTACTTCACCGGGACCCGGCTGCGCGGGCGGCTGCGGTTCGGCGCCTCCGAGGACTTCGTGCTCACCCGGCTCCCGGAGGTCCTGGAGTCCTTCCGCCGCGACCATCCCGAGGTCGACCTGGAGCTGACGGTCGAGCTCTCCGGCACCCTGCACCGCCGCCTTGAGGCGGGCCGACTGGACCTGGTGCTCGCCAAGCGGCGCCCCGGCGACACCCACGGCGAGCGGGTCTGGCAGGACACCCTCTGCTGGATCGGCGCGCCGGGGCTGCGCCTGGACCCCGACCGGCCGGTGCCGCTGATCCTCTTCCCGCCGCCCGGCATCACCCGGGCCCGGGCGCTCGATGTCCTGGAGGAGCACGGGCGGCCGTGGCGGATCGCCTGCACCAGCGGCAGCCTGAGCGGGCTGGTCGCGGCGGCCCGGGCGGGGCTCGGCGTGATGGCGCACACCCGCGGTCTGATCCCGCCGGGGCTCGTACCGCTGCCGCCGAGGTCGGGGCTGCCCGAGCTCGGGCCGGTGGACTTCGTCCTGCTGCACGGCGGGCGCCGCCCCTCGGCGCAGGAGGCGGCGGACGCGCTGGCGGCGGCGATCCTGGCGAGCGGCCTGAGAGCCTGTCTTTGA
- a CDS encoding chitinase, with the protein MHVAAPRRRAAAVAAGLSCLVLPLVASVPKAAASASPPLAAGTMAAAPYEYLGWGSPQKPTDVMAATGVKWFTLAFVLSDGGCNPKWDGSRALTGGSDQSAINAIRGAGGDVVVSVGGWSGNKLGEKCSSASALAGAYQKVINAYHLKALDIDIENTEFSNGTVRKRVVDALKIVKTNNPGIVTYVTMGTTPGGPDANGKDLIKKGAAAGLANDGWVIMPFDFGGHSGSMGSATVSALEGLKAAVKSAYGYGDDTAYRHIGVSSMNGKTDEAGETVTTGDFQTILGYAKQHHIARYSFWSVNRDRQCGSGGSGDACSGISQAPYAFTKIVVQYTG; encoded by the coding sequence ATGCACGTTGCCGCTCCCCGACGCCGCGCCGCCGCGGTCGCCGCCGGCCTCAGCTGTCTCGTCCTGCCCCTGGTCGCGTCCGTGCCCAAGGCCGCCGCGTCCGCGTCCCCGCCGCTCGCCGCGGGCACCATGGCCGCCGCCCCCTACGAGTACCTGGGCTGGGGCAGCCCGCAGAAGCCCACCGACGTCATGGCCGCCACCGGCGTCAAGTGGTTCACGCTCGCGTTCGTGCTCTCCGACGGCGGTTGCAACCCGAAGTGGGACGGGTCGCGGGCGCTCACCGGCGGCTCGGACCAGTCCGCGATCAACGCCATCCGGGGTGCGGGCGGCGACGTCGTCGTCTCCGTCGGCGGCTGGAGCGGCAACAAGCTCGGTGAGAAGTGCTCCAGCGCCTCCGCGCTGGCCGGTGCCTACCAGAAGGTGATCAATGCGTACCACCTGAAGGCGCTGGACATCGACATCGAGAACACCGAGTTCTCCAACGGGACCGTACGCAAGCGGGTCGTCGACGCGCTGAAGATCGTCAAGACGAACAACCCCGGAATCGTCACCTACGTGACGATGGGGACCACGCCGGGCGGGCCGGACGCCAACGGCAAGGACCTCATCAAGAAGGGCGCCGCGGCAGGGCTCGCCAACGACGGCTGGGTGATCATGCCGTTCGACTTCGGCGGCCACAGCGGCTCCATGGGCTCGGCGACCGTGAGTGCCCTCGAAGGGCTGAAGGCCGCGGTGAAGAGCGCGTACGGCTACGGCGACGACACCGCGTACCGGCACATCGGCGTGTCCTCCATGAACGGCAAGACCGACGAGGCCGGCGAGACCGTCACCACCGGCGACTTCCAGACCATCCTCGGCTACGCCAAGCAGCACCACATCGCGCGGTACTCCTTCTGGTCGGTCAACCGGGACCGGCAGTGCGGCTCGGGTGGCAGCGGCGACGCGTGCAGCGGGATCTCCCAGGCGCCCTACGCCTTCACCAAGATCGTCGTCCAGTACACGGGCTGA
- a CDS encoding PQQ-dependent sugar dehydrogenase, producing the protein MRLAQPPRPARSLARKTAASAVLLLCAGLVQTVPQSASAAPTRYEAEKGTYSAGSTVDTNHTGYSGTGFVNSNNAVGAYVEFTVDAAAAGNATVGIRYSNGTTANRPADVLVNGTAVSTARAFGATTDWDSWATSTLTAPVKAGSNKIRLSSTTATGLANIDYVDFAASGGDGQAPTAPGAPSCSAITEDSLTLSWGASSDNVGVAMYDVYEHGNKIGEVAGNLTSDSLTGLSPNTPYNLTVFARDAAGNVSPASAAADCTTRPSTDTTPPTKPGTLTSSNVTANSADLKWGASTDDKGVTAYEVRSGTSVYQTVSGKPPATSTTVTGLACDSPYTLTVVAKDAGGNTSQAGNAVTFTTGACQSDGGVPSSVNTLSSGWTIPWGTFWMPDGSSALVTERDSFKVFKMTPGGTRTQVGTVPNSVTTSGEGGLMGVAVDPKWATNHYVYFMHSASEGNRVVRMTYDGGSLGNYTVLLQGIKKSKYHNGGRLAFGPDGYLYASTGEAQTPDLAQDKSSLNGKILRMTTDGKPAPGNPFGTYVYSYGHRNPQGLAFDRNGRLWEAEFGNSSKDELNLIKPGGNYGWPICEGSCSTAGMTNPKASWPVAQASPSGIAIVRNVIYMAALKGERLWRVPINGDTETVGTPTAYYVGSYGRLRTVTKVPGEDALWLSTTNCDNNGNAPDGSDKVFKVLIK; encoded by the coding sequence ATGCGTCTCGCACAACCCCCACGACCTGCGAGAAGCCTTGCGAGGAAGACCGCCGCGAGCGCCGTGCTGCTGCTCTGCGCGGGTCTGGTGCAGACGGTGCCGCAGTCCGCGTCCGCCGCCCCCACGCGCTATGAGGCGGAGAAGGGCACCTACTCGGCGGGCTCCACCGTCGACACCAACCACACCGGCTATTCGGGCACCGGGTTCGTCAACTCCAACAACGCGGTGGGCGCATACGTCGAGTTCACCGTCGACGCGGCAGCCGCGGGCAACGCGACGGTGGGCATCCGCTACTCCAACGGCACCACCGCCAACCGTCCCGCCGACGTCCTGGTCAACGGCACGGCCGTCTCCACCGCACGCGCCTTCGGCGCCACCACCGACTGGGACTCCTGGGCCACCTCCACCCTCACCGCACCGGTCAAGGCCGGCAGCAACAAGATCCGGCTCAGCTCCACCACCGCGACGGGGCTCGCCAACATCGACTACGTCGACTTCGCGGCCTCCGGCGGCGACGGCCAGGCACCCACCGCGCCCGGCGCACCCAGCTGCTCGGCCATCACCGAGGACTCGCTCACCCTGAGCTGGGGCGCCTCAAGCGACAACGTGGGCGTCGCGATGTACGACGTCTACGAGCACGGCAACAAGATCGGCGAGGTGGCGGGCAACCTCACGTCCGACTCCCTGACGGGCCTGAGCCCCAACACCCCCTACAACCTCACGGTGTTCGCCCGGGACGCGGCCGGAAACGTCTCCCCGGCCAGCGCCGCCGCCGACTGCACCACCCGGCCCAGCACCGACACCACCCCGCCGACCAAGCCGGGCACGCTCACCTCGTCCAACGTCACCGCCAACAGCGCGGACCTGAAGTGGGGCGCCTCCACCGACGACAAGGGCGTCACCGCGTACGAGGTGCGCAGCGGCACCAGCGTCTACCAGACCGTCTCCGGCAAACCGCCCGCCACCAGCACCACCGTGACCGGGCTCGCCTGCGACAGCCCGTACACGCTCACCGTGGTCGCCAAGGACGCGGGCGGCAACACCTCGCAGGCCGGCAACGCGGTCACCTTCACCACCGGCGCCTGCCAGAGCGACGGCGGTGTCCCGTCCTCCGTCAACACTCTCTCCAGCGGCTGGACGATCCCGTGGGGCACCTTCTGGATGCCGGACGGATCGAGCGCGCTGGTCACCGAGCGGGACAGCTTCAAGGTCTTCAAAATGACCCCCGGCGGCACCAGGACGCAGGTCGGAACCGTACCGAACTCGGTCACCACCAGCGGTGAGGGCGGTCTGATGGGCGTCGCGGTCGACCCGAAGTGGGCGACGAACCACTACGTGTACTTCATGCACAGCGCCTCCGAGGGCAACCGGGTGGTGCGCATGACGTACGACGGCGGTTCGCTCGGCAACTACACCGTCCTGCTCCAGGGGATCAAGAAGAGCAAGTACCACAACGGCGGACGGCTCGCCTTCGGCCCGGACGGGTATCTGTACGCCTCGACCGGTGAGGCCCAGACCCCCGACCTCGCCCAGGACAAGAGCTCGCTCAACGGCAAGATCCTGCGTATGACCACCGACGGCAAGCCGGCCCCCGGCAACCCGTTCGGCACCTACGTCTACAGCTACGGCCACCGCAACCCGCAGGGCCTGGCGTTCGACCGCAACGGGAGGCTGTGGGAGGCCGAGTTCGGCAACAGCTCCAAGGACGAGCTCAACCTCATCAAGCCGGGCGGCAACTACGGCTGGCCGATCTGCGAGGGCTCCTGCTCCACGGCCGGGATGACCAACCCGAAGGCGTCCTGGCCCGTCGCACAGGCTTCGCCCAGCGGCATCGCCATCGTCCGCAACGTCATCTACATGGCGGCGCTCAAGGGCGAGCGGCTGTGGCGCGTCCCGATCAACGGCGACACCGAGACCGTGGGCACACCGACCGCGTACTACGTCGGCTCCTACGGACGGCTGCGCACCGTCACCAAGGTGCCCGGCGAGGACGCGCTGTGGCTGTCGACCACCAACTGCGACAACAACGGCAACGCGCCCGACGGCTCGGACAAGGTGTTCAAGGTGCTGATCAAGTGA
- a CDS encoding long-chain fatty acid--CoA ligase, producing MATAPYVGGLADVVFDHALDDPHRVALARKDAAGQWQDVTSARFRDEVLALAKGLIADGVRFGDRVAIMSRTRYEWTLFDFALWSIGAQSVPIYPTSSAEQVFWMLHDSEVTACVVEHEDHAMTIGSVVDRLPHLKRLWQLDAGALAELLAAGEQIDDDVVHRHRRAVTPESTATVIYTSGTTGRPKGCVITHANFMFEADTMVARWEPVFHSRPGDEASTLLFLPLAHVFGRMVEVAAVRGRVKLGHQPALSASALLPDLQSLRPTFILAVPYIFEKVFNAARRRAEADGRTGPFDKAVEIAVKYAEAMEQKAFGLGPGPSTALRMQHQFFEKVVYGKVREAMGGRVRHAMSGGSSMGRRLALFFAGAGVTIYEGYGLTESTAAATANPPERTRFGTVGQPVPGTTVHIAEDGEVWLHGGQIFSGYLNEPKATEKVLKDGWLATGDIGALDEDGYLTITGRKKEILVTSGGKSVSPVALEERVRAHPLVAQAIVVGNDRPYIAALVTLDQEGVDHWLAMRNKPSMTASELVRDPDLETEVRRAVVAANTLVSQAEQIRTFRILAHQFTEEHGLLTPSLKLKRRAIEEAYTVEVDALYR from the coding sequence ATGGCGACGGCGCCTTACGTCGGCGGGCTGGCGGACGTCGTGTTCGACCATGCCCTCGACGATCCCCACCGGGTCGCGCTGGCCCGCAAGGACGCGGCGGGCCAGTGGCAGGACGTGACCTCGGCACGCTTTCGCGACGAGGTGCTGGCGCTCGCCAAGGGGCTGATCGCGGACGGTGTCCGGTTCGGCGACCGGGTCGCGATCATGTCCCGTACCCGCTACGAGTGGACGCTCTTCGACTTCGCGCTGTGGTCCATCGGCGCCCAGTCGGTGCCCATCTACCCGACCTCCTCCGCCGAGCAGGTCTTCTGGATGCTGCACGACTCCGAGGTCACCGCGTGCGTGGTCGAGCACGAGGACCACGCCATGACCATCGGCTCGGTCGTGGACCGCCTTCCGCACCTCAAACGGCTGTGGCAACTCGACGCGGGGGCGCTGGCCGAGCTCCTCGCGGCGGGCGAGCAGATCGACGACGACGTGGTGCACCGGCACCGGCGCGCGGTCACCCCCGAGTCCACCGCGACCGTCATCTACACCTCCGGCACGACCGGCCGCCCCAAGGGCTGTGTGATCACCCACGCCAACTTCATGTTCGAGGCGGACACCATGGTCGCCCGCTGGGAGCCGGTGTTCCACTCGCGCCCCGGCGACGAGGCGTCGACCCTGCTCTTCCTGCCGCTGGCGCACGTCTTCGGCCGGATGGTGGAGGTCGCCGCGGTCCGGGGCCGGGTGAAGCTCGGCCACCAGCCCGCGCTCTCCGCCTCCGCGCTCCTGCCCGACCTGCAGTCGCTCAGGCCCACCTTCATCCTGGCGGTCCCGTACATCTTCGAGAAGGTCTTCAACGCCGCCCGCCGGCGCGCCGAGGCGGACGGCAGGACCGGCCCCTTCGACAAGGCCGTGGAGATCGCGGTGAAGTACGCGGAGGCGATGGAGCAGAAGGCCTTCGGCCTGGGGCCCGGGCCGTCGACGGCGCTGCGGATGCAGCACCAGTTCTTCGAGAAGGTCGTGTACGGCAAGGTCCGCGAGGCGATGGGCGGGCGGGTGCGGCACGCCATGTCCGGCGGTTCCAGCATGGGCCGCCGGCTGGCGCTGTTCTTCGCCGGCGCGGGCGTGACGATCTACGAGGGGTACGGACTGACCGAGTCCACGGCCGCCGCCACCGCCAACCCGCCCGAGCGCACCCGGTTCGGCACGGTCGGCCAACCGGTGCCGGGCACCACCGTGCACATCGCGGAGGACGGCGAGGTGTGGCTGCACGGCGGCCAGATCTTCTCCGGCTACCTCAACGAGCCCAAGGCGACCGAGAAGGTGCTCAAGGACGGCTGGCTGGCCACCGGTGACATCGGCGCCCTCGACGAGGACGGCTATCTGACCATCACCGGCCGCAAGAAGGAGATCCTGGTGACCTCCGGCGGCAAGAGCGTCTCGCCGGTGGCCCTGGAGGAACGGGTCAGGGCGCACCCGCTGGTGGCCCAGGCCATCGTCGTCGGCAACGACCGCCCGTACATCGCGGCCCTGGTCACCCTCGACCAGGAGGGCGTGGACCACTGGCTGGCGATGCGCAACAAACCGTCGATGACCGCGTCCGAGCTCGTGCGCGACCCCGACCTGGAGACCGAGGTGCGGCGCGCGGTGGTCGCCGCCAACACCCTGGTCTCCCAAGCCGAGCAGATCCGTACCTTCCGGATCCTCGCCCATCAGTTCACCGAGGAGCACGGTCTGCTCACCCCGTCGCTGAAGCTCAAGCGGCGGGCCATCGAGGAGGCCTACACGGTGGAGGTGGACGCCTTGTACCGCTGA
- a CDS encoding glycosyl hydrolase family 8: MKQQQSLRRRGAAAGALAAVVGLLATALATTQPAAAANTADGPAVPFGSRQFPYAKGTLKPSGSQAAVDQQVVTTYRAWKAAFVKHNCGNGWYQVLSPDADHPYVAEGQGYGMVVTALMAGADADAKKTFDGLVKYTLAHPSVNNSALLAAEQDSSCKSVDGSDSATDGDLDVAYGLLLADKQWGSTGTYNYKDLAVKHIAAIKKSEVNATTHLMLLGDWSGSDESHHWITRSSDWLIDHFRAFRTATGDSAWDTIRTAHQSLITSQQSKYAASTGLLADFVVSTNGTPKPAPGKVLEGSHDGDFGWNACRDPWRIATDAVTSGDAASLASARKLNGWIKSKAGGDPNKIVTGYHLNGSAYESGKDMAFTAPFVVAALTDPGSQAWLDALWGKLAATPVDPKLYYGASVQLQSMIVASGNYWVP; the protein is encoded by the coding sequence ATGAAACAGCAGCAGTCCCTACGGCGTCGCGGCGCCGCGGCCGGTGCCCTCGCGGCCGTCGTGGGCCTTCTGGCCACCGCGCTCGCCACCACCCAGCCGGCCGCCGCGGCGAACACGGCGGACGGTCCGGCCGTCCCGTTCGGCAGCCGCCAATTCCCGTACGCCAAAGGCACCTTGAAGCCGAGCGGGTCGCAGGCGGCGGTCGACCAGCAGGTCGTCACCACGTACCGGGCGTGGAAGGCCGCGTTCGTGAAGCACAACTGCGGCAACGGCTGGTACCAGGTGCTCTCGCCAGACGCCGACCACCCGTACGTGGCCGAGGGGCAGGGGTACGGCATGGTCGTCACCGCCCTCATGGCGGGGGCGGACGCCGACGCGAAGAAGACCTTCGACGGTCTGGTCAAGTACACCCTGGCCCACCCCTCGGTGAACAACTCCGCACTGCTCGCCGCCGAGCAGGACTCCTCCTGCAAGAGCGTCGACGGCTCCGACTCGGCCACCGACGGCGATCTCGACGTGGCGTACGGACTGCTGCTCGCCGACAAGCAGTGGGGGAGCACCGGCACGTACAACTACAAGGACCTGGCGGTGAAGCACATCGCCGCCATCAAGAAGAGCGAGGTCAACGCCACCACCCACCTCATGCTGCTCGGTGACTGGTCCGGGTCCGACGAGTCCCACCACTGGATCACCCGGTCCTCGGACTGGCTGATCGACCACTTCCGGGCGTTCCGGACCGCCACCGGCGACAGCGCCTGGGACACGATCCGCACCGCGCACCAAAGCCTGATCACCTCGCAGCAGTCCAAGTACGCCGCCTCCACAGGGCTGCTGGCCGACTTCGTCGTCAGCACCAACGGCACGCCCAAGCCCGCGCCGGGCAAGGTGCTCGAAGGCTCCCACGACGGCGACTTCGGCTGGAACGCCTGCCGCGACCCGTGGCGGATCGCCACGGACGCGGTGACCAGCGGGGACGCCGCCTCGCTCGCCTCCGCGCGCAAGCTCAACGGCTGGATCAAGTCCAAGGCCGGCGGCGACCCGAACAAGATCGTCACGGGCTACCACCTCAACGGCTCGGCCTACGAGAGCGGCAAGGACATGGCGTTCACCGCTCCCTTCGTCGTCGCCGCGCTCACCGACCCCGGCTCGCAGGCCTGGCTCGACGCGCTCTGGGGCAAGCTCGCCGCCACCCCGGTGGACCCGAAGCTCTACTACGGCGCCAGTGTCCAGCTCCAGTCCATGATCGTCGCATCCGGCAACTACTGGGTGCCGTAA
- a CDS encoding Lrp/AsnC family transcriptional regulator codes for MDSPEFDELDQRLVSALVLDGRAPFSRIAAVLGVSDQTVARRYRRLYTEGELRVVGVRDTERLGHTRWMLRLRCTPDASVSIATALARRPDTAWIGLTSGGTEVVCTTASRRPEDHEALLLGKLPRTPSIVEIGAHQLLHRFFGGPLGWFAKDSALTAEERAALLPEPVEPSAGPVRLDEEDEALMAALARNGRAGYPELQKATGRSESAVKRRLDQLLRSGALFIDVEFDTTRFGFRTRALLWITVAPSALAAVGAALASHAEVAFAGATSGPANLVAVVICRDPAGLYTYLSEKLGTLEGVRHVETAPLLRQVKRLTYEG; via the coding sequence ATGGATTCACCCGAGTTCGACGAGCTGGACCAGCGGCTGGTGAGCGCGCTCGTCCTGGACGGCCGGGCCCCCTTCAGCCGGATCGCCGCCGTGCTCGGCGTCTCCGACCAGACCGTCGCCCGCCGCTACCGCAGGCTGTACACGGAGGGCGAGCTGCGGGTCGTCGGGGTCCGCGACACCGAACGGCTCGGCCACACCCGCTGGATGCTGCGGCTGCGCTGCACCCCCGACGCGTCCGTCTCCATCGCCACGGCGCTGGCACGGCGGCCCGACACCGCCTGGATCGGGCTGACCTCGGGCGGCACCGAGGTGGTCTGCACGACCGCGTCGCGCCGGCCCGAGGACCACGAGGCGCTGCTGCTCGGCAAGCTGCCGCGCACCCCGAGCATCGTGGAGATCGGCGCCCACCAGCTGCTCCACCGCTTCTTCGGCGGCCCGCTCGGCTGGTTCGCCAAGGACTCGGCGCTCACCGCCGAGGAGCGGGCCGCGCTGCTGCCCGAGCCGGTGGAGCCCTCAGCGGGCCCGGTCCGGCTCGACGAGGAGGACGAGGCCCTGATGGCCGCGCTCGCGCGCAACGGCCGGGCGGGCTACCCCGAGCTCCAGAAGGCCACCGGACGCTCGGAGTCCGCCGTCAAACGGCGCCTGGACCAGCTGCTGCGCTCCGGAGCCCTGTTCATCGACGTCGAGTTCGACACGACCCGGTTCGGCTTCCGGACCAGGGCGCTGCTGTGGATCACGGTGGCGCCCTCGGCGCTGGCCGCCGTGGGCGCGGCCCTCGCCTCCCACGCGGAGGTCGCCTTCGCCGGTGCCACCTCGGGCCCGGCCAACCTCGTCGCCGTCGTCATCTGCCGCGACCCGGCCGGGCTCTACACGTACCTCAGCGAGAAGCTCGGCACGCTGGAAGGCGTCCGGCACGTCGAGACCGCGCCCTTACTGCGACAGGTCAAGCGGCTGACGTACGAGGGCTGA
- a CDS encoding MFS transporter, producing MRKWGPLVAVCLGTFMLLLDVTIVTVALPDMAGSLDASLSSLQWVIDVYALALAALLLGAGAGADAAGRRKFYAAGTVLFAGASLACGLAGDAGTLIAMRALQGIGAAAMFATTLPLLGAAYQGRDRSVALGVWGAVNGAAAALGPILGGLLTEGFGWRWIFFVNLPVSAAAVWLTVRVIPESKNPAAGRTDWAGTALFALFAAALTYGAVNAGTDGWGASRTLLSFAASAAALLVFVVVESRTERPLMDLSLLRRPAFVGVLVAALALNSAAFGVLPYTSIWLQTLQDMSPVTGGLALVPLALASFVTSALGGRFLHGVSQRLLICLGLLLIAAGLFGQSLLDAGSDWTSLVAGLVVTGIGVGLVSPALASAALASVPQRSSGMATGAMNTMRQLGYAVSIAVFGTLATSRMADSLHSTPQARALAGGAAGSLRGRVPDEALHTAFASGLNGAAVAAGALAVVAGLAVFALVRTPAATPAQVRTNDAVPVERA from the coding sequence ATGCGCAAGTGGGGGCCGTTGGTCGCCGTGTGTCTGGGAACGTTCATGCTTCTGCTGGACGTGACCATCGTGACGGTGGCCCTGCCGGACATGGCCGGTTCGCTGGACGCCTCGCTGTCGAGCCTGCAGTGGGTGATCGACGTGTACGCGCTGGCGCTGGCCGCGCTGCTGCTCGGCGCGGGCGCGGGCGCCGACGCGGCCGGGCGCCGGAAGTTCTACGCGGCGGGCACGGTGCTCTTCGCGGGCGCCTCGCTCGCCTGCGGTCTGGCGGGTGACGCGGGGACGCTGATCGCGATGCGCGCGCTCCAGGGGATCGGCGCCGCCGCGATGTTCGCCACCACGCTGCCACTGCTCGGCGCCGCCTACCAGGGCCGCGACCGCTCGGTGGCGCTCGGCGTGTGGGGCGCGGTCAACGGGGCGGCCGCCGCCCTCGGCCCGATCCTGGGCGGGCTGCTCACCGAGGGCTTCGGCTGGCGCTGGATATTCTTCGTCAACCTGCCGGTGAGCGCGGCCGCGGTGTGGCTGACGGTCCGGGTGATCCCGGAGTCCAAGAACCCGGCGGCCGGCCGCACCGACTGGGCGGGCACGGCCCTGTTCGCGCTCTTCGCCGCAGCCCTCACCTACGGGGCGGTGAACGCGGGCACCGACGGCTGGGGCGCCTCCCGCACCCTGCTCTCCTTCGCCGCCTCGGCGGCCGCGCTGCTGGTCTTCGTCGTGGTGGAGAGCCGCACCGAGCGGCCGCTGATGGACCTTTCGCTGCTGCGGCGCCCGGCGTTCGTCGGCGTCCTGGTGGCGGCGCTGGCCCTGAACTCGGCCGCCTTCGGGGTGCTCCCGTACACCTCGATCTGGCTCCAGACCCTTCAGGACATGAGCCCGGTGACCGGCGGTCTGGCGCTCGTGCCGCTGGCGCTCGCGTCGTTCGTGACCTCGGCGCTGGGCGGCCGGTTCCTGCACGGCGTCTCGCAGCGGCTGCTGATCTGCCTCGGGCTGCTGCTCATCGCCGCCGGACTGTTCGGCCAGTCACTGCTCGACGCGGGCTCCGACTGGACGTCGCTGGTGGCCGGGCTCGTGGTGACCGGCATCGGCGTGGGCCTGGTCAGCCCGGCGCTCGCCTCGGCGGCGCTCGCCTCGGTGCCGCAGCGCAGCAGCGGCATGGCGACGGGCGCGATGAACACCATGCGCCAGCTCGGCTACGCGGTGAGCATCGCGGTGTTCGGCACCCTCGCCACCTCCCGGATGGCCGACTCGCTGCACAGCACGCCACAGGCCCGGGCGCTCGCGGGCGGCGCGGCGGGTTCGCTGCGCGGCCGGGTCCCCGACGAGGCGCTGCACACCGCGTTCGCCTCGGGTCTGAACGGAGCCGCGGTCGCGGCCGGGGCGCTCGCCGTGGTGGCCGGGCTCGCCGTGTTCGCGCTGGTACGGACGCCGGCGGCCACACCCGCCCAGGTCCGTACCAACGACGCGGTCCCCGTAGAGCGGGCGTGA
- a CDS encoding bile acid:sodium symporter family protein, with product MNRRTPQLPSWLPIDPFIMTLIGTVALAALFPVSGGAAHVASGASTGAVALLFFLYGARLSTREALDGLRHWRLHVTVLACTFVLFPLLGLAARGLVPVVLTPDLFHGLLFLCLVPSTIQSSIAFTSIARGNVPAAICAGSFSSLAGIFVTPLLAALLLGGSAGGVSLDSVLKIAVQLLVPFASGQLLRRWVGGFLARHRKVLSLVDRGSILLVVYTAFSEGMVRGIWHQVSPARLGALLGVEAVLLAAMLALSWYGAKRLGFGRGDRIAIQFAGSKKSLAAGLPMASVLFGAQAALAVLPLMLFHQMQLMVCAVIARRRARDPLEEAEPGPVSRGAAPPAVLTRRR from the coding sequence ATGAACCGCCGCACGCCCCAGCTGCCGTCCTGGCTGCCGATCGACCCGTTCATCATGACGCTGATCGGCACGGTGGCCCTGGCGGCGCTGTTCCCGGTCTCCGGCGGCGCCGCGCACGTGGCGAGCGGCGCGTCGACCGGGGCCGTCGCCCTGCTCTTCTTCCTGTACGGGGCCCGGCTCTCCACCCGGGAGGCGCTGGACGGCCTGCGCCACTGGCGGCTCCATGTGACGGTCCTGGCCTGTACGTTCGTGCTCTTCCCGCTGCTCGGGCTCGCCGCGCGCGGGCTGGTGCCGGTGGTGCTGACGCCGGACCTCTTCCACGGGCTGCTGTTCCTGTGCCTGGTCCCGTCGACCATCCAGTCCTCGATCGCCTTCACCTCGATCGCGCGCGGCAACGTGCCCGCCGCGATCTGCGCGGGCTCGTTCTCCAGCCTGGCGGGGATCTTCGTGACCCCGCTGCTCGCGGCGCTGCTGCTGGGCGGCAGCGCCGGAGGCGTCTCGCTGGACTCGGTCCTGAAGATCGCCGTCCAGCTCCTGGTCCCGTTCGCCTCCGGGCAGTTGCTGCGGCGCTGGGTGGGAGGATTCCTCGCCCGGCACAGGAAGGTGCTGAGCCTGGTGGACCGGGGCTCGATCCTGCTGGTCGTCTACACCGCGTTCAGCGAGGGCATGGTCCGGGGCATCTGGCACCAGGTGAGCCCGGCCCGCCTCGGCGCGCTGCTCGGGGTCGAGGCGGTGCTGCTCGCCGCGATGCTCGCGCTGAGCTGGTACGGGGCGAAGCGGCTCGGGTTCGGCCGGGGCGACCGGATCGCGATCCAGTTCGCCGGGTCCAAGAAGAGCCTCGCGGCCGGGCTGCCCATGGCCAGCGTCCTGTTCGGCGCCCAGGCGGCGCTTGCGGTGCTGCCGCTGATGCTCTTCCACCAGATGCAGCTGATGGTCTGCGCGGTGATCGCCAGACGGCGGGCCCGCGACCCGCTGGAGGAGGCGGAGCCCGGCCCGGTCTCCCGGGGCGCCGCACCGCCCGCCGTCCTCACGCGCCGCCGGTGA